From the Gammaproteobacteria bacterium genome, the window TGCAACAAGCCTACGGCAATCGGCAAATCGAATCGCCCCCCTTCTTTGGGCAGATCGGCAGGTGCAAGATTGACAGTGATCCGACGCTGGGGAAAATCGAATCGGCAGTTTTGTAGCGCCGAACGGACTCTGTCTTTGGCCTCTTTGACGGTGGTTTCTGGCAAACCGACCATATTGAAACTTGGCAGTCCGCCAGCTAAGTGGGTTTCAACATGAACTTGGGGCGCTCGAATACCACAAACGGCCCGACTGAGTATCACAGACAATGTCATATGCGCCTCCTTGCGTCGTCTGAGCGGATTGAATGGCGTTATGGCTATTCTGAGTTTAACTGTGCTTCCAAGTCTTTCAAACGTTGCTCCAGCGCCATCACTCTTTCCCGTGTTTTTTGTAGCACTCGAACCTGGGCCTCAAATTCTTCCCGGGGCACCCAATCAAAGTCAGACAGTATCGAAACTATAAGTGTGCGCAGATGTTGGCGTCCTTGCTCGTGCATCGCTCGAACTGAAGGAGGCAAGGCCGCTTCAATCCGCTTGGCAAGTGTTTCGAGTGTCTCCGCATCTATCATGGCGTGGGGGCTCTGCATTGGTCAATGTGTCTTTATTTTATCGGCTGTGTGCTGTAAAACCTAGCGACAATTTCTGAGTGCATGTGCGGATATTTCGTACAGACGCGGTTACCACTGGCGTCTCGATGAGCGGATAATTAAAATGCGTGCATCGATGGACAATGATTTCGGGGCATGATGCAAACTCATGGGCGCGCCGCGGTGGCTTTGATGATGATGACCATCAACACCTTGGTGATGGCATTGCCGATACTCTTGTTAGGGCTGGTCAAGGCGATCTTGCCGGAAAAGTGGCGCAAATATTTGCGCCCGATTTTAATGCAGACGGCGCAAGGGTGGGTGGCGACAAACAACCTGATTTTGACCACGATCAGTCGACCACAGTTGTGCATCGAAGGGGAGCTACCGGATGCGCCACGACGGTCCTGTCTGGTCGTAGCGAACCATCAAAGTTGGGCCGATATTTTGTTGTTGCAATATTTACTGCATCGGCGCACGCCCTTTCTGACTTTTTTCTTGAAGCGCCAATTGATTTGGGTGCCAGTGCTCGGTTTGGCATGGTGGGCGTTGGACTTTCCGTTTATGCGGCGCTACAGCCGAGCCTATCTCAAAAAATATCCGCATAAGGCAGGTAAAGATCTGGCGTTGACGAGGCGGGCATGTGAAAAATTCCGAAACATTCCTGTCGCCATCATGGTTTTTCCGGAAGGCACTCGATTTTCGAAAGAAAAGCACCAAAATACCCAGTCACCCTACAAGCATTTACTGCGCCCGAAAGCGGGTGGTGTCGGTTATGTGCTTACATTGCTAGGTCAACAAATTCAGCATGTTGTAGATATCAGTTTTGCCTATCCGTCTCGGCAGACGATCAGCTTTTGGAATTTCTTGGGGGGTGGCTTATCACCTGTCAAAATCCGCAGCAAAGTGCATCGTATTGAACCGGATATCCGCTGCAATTATGTGGAGGATCCAGTCTGCCGAAGCCGCGTACAAACATGGATCAATGGCATTTGGCACGAAAAAGATGAATGGCTTGATGTCACTTTTGGCACAAGTGTTTCCAATACTCATAAGCCTTGAGAATTTCGTGTTCTGTAGAAACCTGGATGCCTGCGCTGAGCAGGGCCTCGGTGGTGACGGCGTGGCTTGAGGCAAAAACTCCGCTGTAAACAACATCAAACCCACGTGAAGGGCTCTTGGCTTTTACGATGGTCACATGGCATCCATGTTTTTGGGAAATGATCCAAGCTGGCGTGGCGCCCGCCAGAAAAACGTGCCAGACATCCTGGCCCGTTTCGGTCAGTACGCGGTAGCCTCTCGGTTCGGCCCGCGGAAGTAGAATGTCTGGTCCGTTTAACACGTCCTGGCAGACTGGCAGCAGGTCATTGAATTTTTGCCATGACGTCAGGACGTTATGCTCGATGTGAGGAGGGGCCGTCAAATCAGACTGGTGTTCCCGTCAGGCAAGCGTTGATAAGAAAAGCGGTAACATTATCGGACAGGCGATCAATTGAGTTCGAGTCATCATCAATCGCCTATACTGTATTGTATCCTTAGAGG encodes:
- a CDS encoding accessory factor UbiK family protein, whose protein sequence is MQSPHAMIDAETLETLAKRIEAALPPSVRAMHEQGRQHLRTLIVSILSDFDWVPREEFEAQVRVLQKTRERVMALEQRLKDLEAQLNSE
- a CDS encoding acyltransferase, whose amino-acid sequence is MMQTHGRAAVALMMMTINTLVMALPILLLGLVKAILPEKWRKYLRPILMQTAQGWVATNNLILTTISRPQLCIEGELPDAPRRSCLVVANHQSWADILLLQYLLHRRTPFLTFFLKRQLIWVPVLGLAWWALDFPFMRRYSRAYLKKYPHKAGKDLALTRRACEKFRNIPVAIMVFPEGTRFSKEKHQNTQSPYKHLLRPKAGGVGYVLTLLGQQIQHVVDISFAYPSRQTISFWNFLGGGLSPVKIRSKVHRIEPDIRCNYVEDPVCRSRVQTWINGIWHEKDEWLDVTFGTSVSNTHKP
- a CDS encoding DUF523 domain-containing protein — encoded protein: MTAPPHIEHNVLTSWQKFNDLLPVCQDVLNGPDILLPRAEPRGYRVLTETGQDVWHVFLAGATPAWIISQKHGCHVTIVKAKSPSRGFDVVYSGVFASSHAVTTEALLSAGIQVSTEHEILKAYEYWKHLCQK